A single region of the Anguilla anguilla isolate fAngAng1 chromosome 17, fAngAng1.pri, whole genome shotgun sequence genome encodes:
- the nptx2a gene encoding neuronal pentraxin-2a isoform X1, whose translation MFVFVVGLLYFYAVGSGRIVRGHDAKGTRFVCSAIPKNVDPSCSFPPNPMQSTSAQEDELKGTVMQLRETVLQQRETIVNQQGTIKELTSKLSRCETSALDSPNDGKYPGQGLWRQDYGKNTMGDLPRDPAETIDHLGKTMQSLKDRLGNLEQQIRTNGSAAAPSGEMRDLLKGRLSELEKQLLGKVAELEEEKSQLYNETTAHRQRTENTLNQLLERITELERGNSKFKSPEEFKLSLPLRTNYLYGRIKKSLPEMYAFTICMWLKSSASPGIGTPFSYGVPGQANEIVLIEWGTNPMELLVNDKVAQLPLSVGDGHWHHVCITWTTRDGYWEAYQDGEKLGSGENLAPWHPIKPGGAIILGQEQDIVGGRFDATQAFVGELSQFNVWDRVLRPADIEGLANCSSYMPGNVVPWVDSNVEVFGGATKWALEMCEDRVYDS comes from the exons ATGTTCGTCTTCGTCGTTGGACTGCTTTACTTTTACGCGGTGGGTAGCGGGAGAATTGTGCGAGGTCATGACGCCAAGGGTACCCGCTTTGTTTGCAGTGCGATTCCCAAAAACGTGGATCCGAGCTGCTCGTTTCCCCCGAATCCCATGCAGAGCACGAGTGCGCAGGAGGACGAGCTGAAGGGCACGGTCATGCAGCTGCGCGAGACCGTTCTGCAGCAGCGGGAGACCATAGTTAACCAACAGGGCACAATCAAGGAGCTGACCTCGAAACTTTCGCGCTGCGAGACCTCCGCCCTGGACTCACCAAATGACGGAAAATATCCAGGTCAAGGGTTGTGGAGACAAGACTACGGCAAAAACACCATGGGGGACCTCCCTCGGGACCCGGCGGAAACTATCGACCACCTCGGGAAGACCATGCAAAGTCTTAAGGATCGGCTCGGGAATTTGGAG CAGCAGATACGGACGAACGGGTCGGCCGCGGCGCCCTCCGGCGAGATGCGCGACCTGCTGAAGGGCCGGCTGAGCGAGCTGGAGAAGCAGCTCCTCGGCAAAGTGgccgagctggaggaggagaagtcCCAGCTGTACAACGAGACCACGGCCCACCGCCAGCGCACCGAGAACACCCTCAACCAGCTGCTGGAGAGGATCACCGAGCTGGAGAGAG GAAACAGCAAGTTTAAATCGCCGGAGGAGTTCAAGCTGTCCCTGCCGCTGCGCACCAACTACCTGTACGGGCGCATTAAGAAGAGCCTGCCGGAGATGTACGCCTTCACCATCTGCATGTGGCTCAAGTCCAGCGCCAGCCCCGGCATCGGGACCCCCTTCTCCTACGGCGTGCCTGGCCAGGCCAACGAGATCGTGCTCATCGAGTGGGGCACCAACCCCATGGAGCTGCTGGTCAATGACAAG GTGGCACAGCTGCCCCTGTCAGTGGGCGACGGGCACTGGCACCACGTCTGCATCACCTGGACAACCAGGGACGGGTACTGGGAGGCCTATCAGGACGGGGAGAAGCTGGGCTCCGGCGAGAACCTGGCCCCCTGGCACCCAATTAAACCGGGAGGAGCCATCATCCTGGGCCAGGAGCAG GACATCGTAGGCGGGCGTTTCGATGCCACCCAGGCGTTTGTGGGGGAGCTGAGCCAGTTCAACGTGTGGGACCGCGTCCTGCGGCCGGCCGACATCGAGGGCCTGGCCAACTGCTCCTCGTACATGCCGGGGAACGTGGTGCCCTGGGTGGACAGCAACGTGGAAGTGTTCGGCGGCGCCACCAAGTGGGCACTGGAGATGTGCGAGGACCGCGTGTACGACTCGTAA
- the nptx2a gene encoding neuronal pentraxin-2a isoform X2, whose translation MFVFVVGLLYFYAVGSGRIVRGHDAKGTRFVCSAIPKNVDPSCSFPPNPMQSTSAQEDELKGTVMQLRETVLQQRETIVNQQGTIKELTSKLSRCETSALDSPNDGKYPGQGLWRQDYGKNTMGDLPRDPAETIDHLGKTMQSLKDRLGNLEQIRTNGSAAAPSGEMRDLLKGRLSELEKQLLGKVAELEEEKSQLYNETTAHRQRTENTLNQLLERITELERGNSKFKSPEEFKLSLPLRTNYLYGRIKKSLPEMYAFTICMWLKSSASPGIGTPFSYGVPGQANEIVLIEWGTNPMELLVNDKVAQLPLSVGDGHWHHVCITWTTRDGYWEAYQDGEKLGSGENLAPWHPIKPGGAIILGQEQDIVGGRFDATQAFVGELSQFNVWDRVLRPADIEGLANCSSYMPGNVVPWVDSNVEVFGGATKWALEMCEDRVYDS comes from the exons ATGTTCGTCTTCGTCGTTGGACTGCTTTACTTTTACGCGGTGGGTAGCGGGAGAATTGTGCGAGGTCATGACGCCAAGGGTACCCGCTTTGTTTGCAGTGCGATTCCCAAAAACGTGGATCCGAGCTGCTCGTTTCCCCCGAATCCCATGCAGAGCACGAGTGCGCAGGAGGACGAGCTGAAGGGCACGGTCATGCAGCTGCGCGAGACCGTTCTGCAGCAGCGGGAGACCATAGTTAACCAACAGGGCACAATCAAGGAGCTGACCTCGAAACTTTCGCGCTGCGAGACCTCCGCCCTGGACTCACCAAATGACGGAAAATATCCAGGTCAAGGGTTGTGGAGACAAGACTACGGCAAAAACACCATGGGGGACCTCCCTCGGGACCCGGCGGAAACTATCGACCACCTCGGGAAGACCATGCAAAGTCTTAAGGATCGGCTCGGGAATTTGGAG CAGATACGGACGAACGGGTCGGCCGCGGCGCCCTCCGGCGAGATGCGCGACCTGCTGAAGGGCCGGCTGAGCGAGCTGGAGAAGCAGCTCCTCGGCAAAGTGgccgagctggaggaggagaagtcCCAGCTGTACAACGAGACCACGGCCCACCGCCAGCGCACCGAGAACACCCTCAACCAGCTGCTGGAGAGGATCACCGAGCTGGAGAGAG GAAACAGCAAGTTTAAATCGCCGGAGGAGTTCAAGCTGTCCCTGCCGCTGCGCACCAACTACCTGTACGGGCGCATTAAGAAGAGCCTGCCGGAGATGTACGCCTTCACCATCTGCATGTGGCTCAAGTCCAGCGCCAGCCCCGGCATCGGGACCCCCTTCTCCTACGGCGTGCCTGGCCAGGCCAACGAGATCGTGCTCATCGAGTGGGGCACCAACCCCATGGAGCTGCTGGTCAATGACAAG GTGGCACAGCTGCCCCTGTCAGTGGGCGACGGGCACTGGCACCACGTCTGCATCACCTGGACAACCAGGGACGGGTACTGGGAGGCCTATCAGGACGGGGAGAAGCTGGGCTCCGGCGAGAACCTGGCCCCCTGGCACCCAATTAAACCGGGAGGAGCCATCATCCTGGGCCAGGAGCAG GACATCGTAGGCGGGCGTTTCGATGCCACCCAGGCGTTTGTGGGGGAGCTGAGCCAGTTCAACGTGTGGGACCGCGTCCTGCGGCCGGCCGACATCGAGGGCCTGGCCAACTGCTCCTCGTACATGCCGGGGAACGTGGTGCCCTGGGTGGACAGCAACGTGGAAGTGTTCGGCGGCGCCACCAAGTGGGCACTGGAGATGTGCGAGGACCGCGTGTACGACTCGTAA